TCGGATGACGTTGCAGCAGCCGGGTTCGCCTGCGGCGCTTGGATGCACCGTAGGGCTCCATGGATGGAGCCACGGAAGGCTCCATGCCAAGGACGGCTCCATGGAAGGACCCGCACCGCCTTCCTCTACCCTATTTCGATACCTGTCCACGAGCGTCCCATCCGTGCCCGAATTCCGGGTATTAATGATTTAGTCCCGCCCCCCGTTCCCTTATTATCCGCCGATAATAACCTGTCGGTCCTAAAAATACGCGGATCCTCCTGCCTGTACCTCTTAGTGCATTGAAGGCGCAAGGAGACTCGGAGTTGCCGGAAGCGCACGCAGAGAAACCATTCGAGTTGACGGCGGAGTCCACAGAAGTCGCCGTGTCGAGGTATCGAACACTGCTGGAGCAGGCCCCGTTCGGCATCGTCGCCACCGACCGCGTTGGCAGGATCGTCGAGACCAGTCCGTCTGCGGACCGACTCATGGGGGTCTCCGCCGCTCAGCATCGTCAGCGGACGATCGACAGCTTGGAGTGGTCCATCGTCAATCCGGCCGGCGAGCGGCTGGAACCGTCGAGGTTTCCGGCCGTACGGGCATGGCGAACGCAGAGCAAGGTACAGGGCGAAATCGTCGGTCGCGTCGACGCAAGTGGCGAGACAGTCTGGCTCAGCGTGACCGCTGCCCCAGTGCCTGGCGGCCGTGGCGAGGTGCTCGTCGTCTACCAGGATGTGACGAGACAACACCAGTTGGAATCGATGCCGGATCCGTTGAACAGCGCTTGCGAGGCCGAGCAACGCTTTCGCGCGATGGCCGAGGGGTTGCCGGTGATCGTTTGGATCGCAAAGCCAGACGGGACACGAGAGTTCTTCAATCGCCATTATGCCGATTTCCTCGGACTCGCCCCCGAAGAGGTCACGGGGCGAGAACACGAATGGCGCCCGTTCATCCATCCTGACGACGTCGGGCCTTACCTGAAACTCTTCAGAACGAGTCTTCGGCAACAGGAGCCGTTTGAAGCCGAGTTTCGCGGCCTTCGCCAGGATTGCGAATGGCGCTGGGTCAAGAGCAACGGCCGTCCTTGGTGGGCGCCCAACGGCGAGTACATGGGCCTGGTCGGTGCGACGCTCGACATCACCGAGCGCAAGCGCGCCGAGCTCGCGCTCAAGGAATCGAATGCGCGTCTAAGGGAAGACGCCGACATGCTGGCACGTCTCGCTTCGCAACTCGTTCTGACCGAACAGCGCGAGCGCCAGCGATTCGGGCATCTGCTCCACGACCGGATGCAGCAGGACCTGATCGCCGTCAAGTTCAAGCTCCATTCCGTCTTACGCGACATCGAACCGGAACGCAGGCAACCCCTGCTGGACGCGGTCGCCCTGGTCGATCGGTCGATCGACACGTCGCGCAACCTGCATACCGACCTGAGTCCCGCGTTCGTGCGTGAGGCCAACCTGCATGTAGCCCTGACATGGCTCGCCGAAACCTTCGAGCGCAACCATGGGCTCCGGGTCGAGACCGACCTGGCCGAGGATGTCATGATCGAGCGCGAAGACCAGCGCATCCTGATCTTCGAGGCAGTGCGCGAAGCGCTGCTCAACGTCGTCAAGCACGCCCGGGTGGATCGGGCCGAGGTACGCATGCAGCGTGGCGACGGAGGGTTGATTCAGATCAGTGTCGAGGATCGCGGCGCGGGTTTCGACCAGGCGCCGAATTGGTCACCCGCTTTGGACACGAACGGCCTGCGCACGATCGAGGAGCGGCTCGGCCTGATGGGCGGCGGCCTGCGGGTCGAGAGCCGGCCCGGGGTGGGCACCCGGGTGGTACTGCTCATCACCGAGCAGGCGCGCTGAAGGCCCTCCTGGTTCCTCCGATGGCGTGTACCGCTCACGCCGACGCGCCACCGGCAGCGGTCAAATCTTCCCGGAGCTGGCGAAGACCGAAACCGCTTCGGGTGCAGCATCGCGTTGCCGCCCCCTGCAATTCAGCGCAGGTTCGTGGATGCCCCGAAAACTGACCTCGAGAGGCTGTGAAACATGTCGGCCACCCCGGACCTGAACCCCGAATTGATGGTCATCGGCGATTCGCTGGCGCAGGGCTGCCGCACGCTCAGCGTCTCCGAAGAGCTCTGCTCGCAGTCCTACGCCTGCGTCATCGCCCGATCACAGGGCTGGGAGTTCCGATACCCCCGCTTCCCCCGGCCGGTGTTGTTCGACCTCGAGCAAGAGGTCAGGAACCTCAGCCTGCTCGGGGTCGTCGGCGGACTGCAACGCCTGCGGCGCAACCTAGAGGACTGGCAGCGGGACCTCGCCGGCGACGGCCCCGGCGGCCTGCCGCCGGCGTTCGACAACTTGGCCATCGCCGGCGTCTCGATCGACGAAATGAACCGCTTCACGGCCGGCGAGCAACGCGCATTGCTCCAGGATCAGCTGTTTCCGCAGATGATCGGCAAGCCCATACGGGCGCAGTACCAGCATCTCGGCAAGGCACACCTCGCCATCAATACCGCCTTCGTGCTGAACCCCTCCGGGACGCCCGACTGGGAGGGACTGACGCAGCTCGAATGGGTAGCACGTCGCCGTCCCCGGCGGCTGATCGCCCACTTCGGCCACAACGACGGGCTCTATCCAGTCGGTGCCGAAGCCGACCCGACCGAATTAGACGCCCGCTACGACGCGACGCTTAAGGCCTACAAGACCACCCTCGAATGCCTCGCCGACCTGCCGCCCGAGGTCGCCCTCATCGTCGTCGTCCTCTATCCGAAGGTCGGTGCGGTCGCGAATCTGGATCCGCACGGTCCGCAGGACCACCACGGCTATGCGGAGACCTACCGCACCCGCTTCCCGTTGCCCGGCAATGAGATCGCCGGCCGTGAGCTGCGCCGGATCGACGGGCGCATCGAGGACTTCAACCGGGCGGTAAGGCGGCATATCGATGGGCTGAGGACCAAGCGACGGTTCCGGCTCGTCGATGCCTACCGCATCTTCGAAGGCTACGATTACAAGAACACCCTCGATACCCGCCGCCAGATCTCGATCGGGCGCGCGCGCATCGACAACCGCTACCTGGAAGGCCGCACGCGGCGCCGCCCCGGTCGACCCGGCGAGCACCGGCCGCCGAGGTACGAATTCGAGCACGGCGGGCTCCAAAGCCTGGACGGCATGCACCCCTCGGCGGTGGGTTACGCCCTGCTCGCCTGCGAGATCATGGGCGCGCTCGGCCTCGTCTTCGACCGCAAAGCGATCCTGACCCAGGCGCTGCGCGATGAAGACCTGATCTCCCGCTATAACGGCAACATCCACAGCCTCGGTTACCTGCTCGACAACATTGAGCACCTCCGGCCCACGGACCAGGACGACGACGAGCTGACCCTCTCGACGATGCTCGGCGTGCAAGAGTCCCCCTTCCTGCGCGGGGGCTGAGCAAGCCCCCGAGACGCCGCACCGATGGATGCCCGTCGAGCGGCCAGGGCGCCCGAATGATAATTACTCCCCAAACATCACCTTGGCTCGGTAGTCGTCGTTCAAGGCGGCCCGCAGGCGCTTGCGCTTGACGCTGGCGGGCGAGGGCTCGCGGCGCAACAGGTTGAGCGCGAACTGCCGGCAGGTGTTGAGGTTGGCGGGGGCATGGTTGGTACGCACGCGGCTGTCGTCCTCGCGGAAGGTGACATCAAGCACCCAGTGCAATTGATTCTCGATGCCCCAGTGAGCGCGCACCGCCTGCGCGATGCTTCGGGCATCGGCGCCGAGCGAGGTGATGTAGTAGCGGACCTCGTGGCTGAGGTGGGCGCCGAGATGGCGCTCGACCTCGACCATGACGATACTGCGCAGTCCCGGCCAACGCTCGGGCTCGGGCAGCGTGCGCAGGTCTTCGGCCACCCAACAACGACGGACCTCGCAGCGCCCGTGTCCGGCGTCGGTCTCCTCGCAGGCGTCGTGCTCGACACCCTCGAAGTGGCTGGCGCGTGCGGTGTCGAAGTAATCGGCGATCGCCTCGTGCAGCTCGGGCTGGTTGTCCTTGACGGCCAACAGGTAGTCGGCGCCCTGCGCCTGGACCTGCTCGGCGATCGCCCGCTGACAACCCATGGCGTCGATGCTGACGATACAGCCCTTGAGTTGCAGCAGCGCGAGCAGCTCGGGAATGGCGGTGATCTCGTTGGACTTCTGCGCGGTGGCGACCTGCCCGAGCGCGAGGCGGTTGGCGCTCGCCCAGGCACTGACCATGTGAATGGCACGGGTGCCGTTACGGCGGTCGTGCGAGCGACGCAACGTCTTGCCGTCGATGGCCACCACCTCGCCGTCGGTGAGCTGCGCCACCGACTGCGTCCAGGCCGCGAACGCCGTGCGAAACGCATGCTGCGGCAGGCGTGCCATCACCCAACCCAGACAGTCCTCGGAGGGAATGCCGTTGGCAAACGGCAGAAACCCGCGCAGCCACCCAAGCTTGTCGCGGCCGAACTCTGCAATCCCCTCCCAGCCCTCGGCGCCGCTGGCCAGCGCGCAGATGCACAACAACAGGATCTCCTCCAATGGATACAGCTTGTTCTTCTCCGAGCGCGGGTCTTCGACTTCCGCCAGCACGCTCAACAAATCCATACCTATACCTCGCTACGAAGAAAGGACACGCGAGGTAGGATAGCTAAGTGTCTGTTGCCTCTTCTCGGATTATTCGGGCGCCCTGGTCGAGCGGCGGCCCGATTGCGCCCGACCATGGCCGATCGGATATCCTACGAGGCCCAACACCAAGAGGCCGTCGTGTCCCGAGAAGATCGAACCATCACAGAACGCCGCGGATGCGCATCCACCTGCTGAGCGTCGGACGGCGCATGCCCGACTGGGTACAGGCGGGCTACGACGACTACGCCCGGCGTCTGCCGTCTGAGTGCAAGCTGCGCCTCGTCGAGATCGAGCCCGGCCAGCGTGGCCGCGGCAATGTCGAGCGGGCCCGGCGCGCCGAGGCCGAACGGCTGCTCAAGGCCGTGCCCAAACGCGCCGCCGTCATCGCCCTGGACGAACGCGGCGAGGCCTGGAGCACCGCGCAGCTCGCTAGCGAGCTGCGCGGCTGGCTCGCCGGCGGGCGCGATCTGGCGCTGCTGGTCGGCGGCGCCGACGGCCTCGACAGCGAATGTCTGACCCGGGCCGAACGCCGCTGGTCACTGTCCTCGCTGACCTTTCCCCACCAGCTGGTACGGGTCATCCTCGCCGAACAGATCTACCGTGCCTGGAGCCTGGTCAATGGCCACCCCTATCACCGGGCCTGACGGCGCCAACGGCGCATCGGGGGCGCAGATTTGCCTAGCCTCCGGCTCGCCGCGGCGACGCGAGCTGCTTGCGCAGATCGGCGTGCGCCACTCGGTGCAACCGGTCGATGTCGACGAGACCCCCGTCCCGGGCGAGGCGGCCGCGGACTTCGTCGTCCGCCTCGCCATCGACAAGGCGCGCGCAGCGCGCGGTTGCCAGGCGCCGACGGGAGGTCTGCCGGTCCTCGCCGCCGATACAGCGGTCGTCGTCGACGGCATGATCCTCGGCAAGCCCCGCGATCGCGACGACGGCCTGGCGATGCTCGGACGCCTGTCCGGGCGCAGCCACCAGGTGCTGACCGGCGTCGCATTGATCGCCGATGGTCTCGAACGCACCGCGCTCAGCACGAGCCGAGTGCGATTCCGCCGGCTCAGCGCTGCCGAGGCAGCGACCTACTGGGCGACCGGTGAACCGGCGGACAAGGCCGGCTGCTATGCGATTCAGGGACTTGGCGCCCTCTTCATCGCCGAGCTGGCCGGCAGCTACTCCGGCGTCATGGGATTGCCGCTGTTCGAGACGGCGGAACTACTCGATGCCGCCGGGATCCATTTGCTCGGCTCCGCGGTCTAGAGTATTTAGTTGCATCAGCCCGCACAGGCACCTTCGAGATTTGATAAGAACGACCATGACACGAGGCGGGGTGAAGGCGCACGAACACCACAAAGGCTGGGGTTCGCCCCTCGTCCCGGCCTAGAATCCGGCACTCGGCTCGTTTTCGAACCGTCACCGACCGACTCGTCTACTCGCCACTCGCCATCGTTTCGCTGCAACCGGCTCGTCCGCGGCGCAGGCAGCGGCTTCGAGATCACGACAATGGAATGAGGCCTGATGGCATGAGCGAAGAGATACTGATCAATGTCACGCCGCCCGAGACGCGCGTCGCCGTCGTCGAGAACGGCGTGGTGCAGGAGATCATCATCGAGCGCGCCGAGCGCTGCGGTCTCGTCGGCAACATCTACAAGGGCAAGATCTGCCGGGTGCTGCCCGGCATGCAGGCGGCATTCGTCGACATCGGCATGGAGCGGGCCGCCTTTCTCCATGCTTCGGACATCGTCGGCGGCGAGGGCGAACCGCGCAGCGACCACATCAACGACCTGGTGCGCGAGGGCGACACCATCGTCGTGCAGGTCATCAAGGAGCCGCTCGGCACCAAAGGGGCGCGCCTGACGACCAACATCTCGCTCGCCTCACGCTACCTGGTATTCATGCCGTCGCTCGGCAACACAGGTGTCTCACAGAAGATCGAGGACGAGGAGGAACGCAAGCGCTTGCGCGAGATCCTTCAGTCCCATGTCGACGACAACCCGGGGACGGGCGGCTACATCGCCCGCACCGCGGCCGAGGGCATCGACGCCGAGATCATCAATCGCGACATGGTCTTCCTCGCCAAACTCTGGCGCTGGATCCGCGAGCGGGCCGAGACCACGAGCGCGATCGGCCTGATCCACGACGAACTGCCGCTCGCGCTGCGCGCCCTGCGCGACCTGGTGACGCCCGAGGTCGAACGGGTGCGCATCGACTCGCGGGCCACCGTCGAGCGGGCGCGGCCCTTCGCCGCCAAGTACATCCCCGAGATCGGCGGGCGCATCGACTACTATCAGGGCGAGCGCCCACTGTTCGACCTCTATGGCGTCGAGGACGAGATCCAGAAGGCCTTGCAGCGCAAGGTCCAGCTCAAGTCCGGCGGTCACCTGATCATCGAGCAGACCGAGGCGATGACGACGATCGACGTCAACACCGGCGCCTTCGTCGGCCACCGCAACCTAGAAGAGACCATCTTCAAGACCAACCTCGAGGCGGCGCAGGCCATCTGCCGGCAGCTGCGGCTGCGCAACCTGGGCGGCATCATCATCGTCGACTTCATCGACATGACCGAGGAGGAGCACAAGCGTCAGGTCCTGCGCGCCCTGGAGAAGTGCCTGGCCCGTGACCACGCCAAGACGCACATCTCCGAGGTCTCGACCCTCGGCCTCGTCGAGATGACCCGCAAGCGCACGCGCGAATCGCTCGAACACGTCCTCTGCCAGCCCTGCCCTTACTGCTGCGGGCGCGGCTCGGTGAAAACCGCCGAGACCGTCTGCTTCGAGATCTTCCGCGAGATCCTCCGCGAGGTACGCCAGTTCGACGTCGAGAGCCTGCTCGTATTGGCCTCGCAGGAGGTCAT
This portion of the Thioflavicoccus mobilis 8321 genome encodes:
- a CDS encoding Maf family protein, translated to MATPITGPDGANGASGAQICLASGSPRRRELLAQIGVRHSVQPVDVDETPVPGEAAADFVVRLAIDKARAARGCQAPTGGLPVLAADTAVVVDGMILGKPRDRDDGLAMLGRLSGRSHQVLTGVALIADGLERTALSTSRVRFRRLSAAEAATYWATGEPADKAGCYAIQGLGALFIAELAGSYSGVMGLPLFETAELLDAAGIHLLGSAV
- the rlmH gene encoding 23S rRNA (pseudouridine(1915)-N(3))-methyltransferase RlmH, producing MRIHLLSVGRRMPDWVQAGYDDYARRLPSECKLRLVEIEPGQRGRGNVERARRAEAERLLKAVPKRAAVIALDERGEAWSTAQLASELRGWLAGGRDLALLVGGADGLDSECLTRAERRWSLSSLTFPHQLVRVILAEQIYRAWSLVNGHPYHRA
- a CDS encoding PAS domain-containing sensor histidine kinase is translated as MSRYRTLLEQAPFGIVATDRVGRIVETSPSADRLMGVSAAQHRQRTIDSLEWSIVNPAGERLEPSRFPAVRAWRTQSKVQGEIVGRVDASGETVWLSVTAAPVPGGRGEVLVVYQDVTRQHQLESMPDPLNSACEAEQRFRAMAEGLPVIVWIAKPDGTREFFNRHYADFLGLAPEEVTGREHEWRPFIHPDDVGPYLKLFRTSLRQQEPFEAEFRGLRQDCEWRWVKSNGRPWWAPNGEYMGLVGATLDITERKRAELALKESNARLREDADMLARLASQLVLTEQRERQRFGHLLHDRMQQDLIAVKFKLHSVLRDIEPERRQPLLDAVALVDRSIDTSRNLHTDLSPAFVREANLHVALTWLAETFERNHGLRVETDLAEDVMIEREDQRILIFEAVREALLNVVKHARVDRAEVRMQRGDGGLIQISVEDRGAGFDQAPNWSPALDTNGLRTIEERLGLMGGGLRVESRPGVGTRVVLLITEQAR
- a CDS encoding SGNH/GDSL hydrolase family protein, whose product is MSATPDLNPELMVIGDSLAQGCRTLSVSEELCSQSYACVIARSQGWEFRYPRFPRPVLFDLEQEVRNLSLLGVVGGLQRLRRNLEDWQRDLAGDGPGGLPPAFDNLAIAGVSIDEMNRFTAGEQRALLQDQLFPQMIGKPIRAQYQHLGKAHLAINTAFVLNPSGTPDWEGLTQLEWVARRRPRRLIAHFGHNDGLYPVGAEADPTELDARYDATLKAYKTTLECLADLPPEVALIVVVLYPKVGAVANLDPHGPQDHHGYAETYRTRFPLPGNEIAGRELRRIDGRIEDFNRAVRRHIDGLRTKRRFRLVDAYRIFEGYDYKNTLDTRRQISIGRARIDNRYLEGRTRRRPGRPGEHRPPRYEFEHGGLQSLDGMHPSAVGYALLACEIMGALGLVFDRKAILTQALRDEDLISRYNGNIHSLGYLLDNIEHLRPTDQDDDELTLSTMLGVQESPFLRGG
- the rng gene encoding ribonuclease G, which produces MSEEILINVTPPETRVAVVENGVVQEIIIERAERCGLVGNIYKGKICRVLPGMQAAFVDIGMERAAFLHASDIVGGEGEPRSDHINDLVREGDTIVVQVIKEPLGTKGARLTTNISLASRYLVFMPSLGNTGVSQKIEDEEERKRLREILQSHVDDNPGTGGYIARTAAEGIDAEIINRDMVFLAKLWRWIRERAETTSAIGLIHDELPLALRALRDLVTPEVERVRIDSRATVERARPFAAKYIPEIGGRIDYYQGERPLFDLYGVEDEIQKALQRKVQLKSGGHLIIEQTEAMTTIDVNTGAFVGHRNLEETIFKTNLEAAQAICRQLRLRNLGGIIIVDFIDMTEEEHKRQVLRALEKCLARDHAKTHISEVSTLGLVEMTRKRTRESLEHVLCQPCPYCCGRGSVKTAETVCFEIFREILREVRQFDVESLLVLASQEVIDRLLDEESGHLAELEAFVRKPVRLQVEALYTQEQYDVVLI
- a CDS encoding ISAs1 family transposase; amino-acid sequence: MDLLSVLAEVEDPRSEKNKLYPLEEILLLCICALASGAEGWEGIAEFGRDKLGWLRGFLPFANGIPSEDCLGWVMARLPQHAFRTAFAAWTQSVAQLTDGEVVAIDGKTLRRSHDRRNGTRAIHMVSAWASANRLALGQVATAQKSNEITAIPELLALLQLKGCIVSIDAMGCQRAIAEQVQAQGADYLLAVKDNQPELHEAIADYFDTARASHFEGVEHDACEETDAGHGRCEVRRCWVAEDLRTLPEPERWPGLRSIVMVEVERHLGAHLSHEVRYYITSLGADARSIAQAVRAHWGIENQLHWVLDVTFREDDSRVRTNHAPANLNTCRQFALNLLRREPSPASVKRKRLRAALNDDYRAKVMFGE